A part of Candidatus Binatia bacterium genomic DNA contains:
- a CDS encoding TIM barrel protein, producing MAAQTGGGRWHPRIVVNQASTLRLPLAEDLALYRELGVERVTLLSRKVDAAGDDEALRLVRDAGVTVDSLMVGPLLELARPEQWEEGRSALRRMLARARRFGADCVVITSGPAGTLTWEDAADALATALEPVIAEARAEGMTIAVEHTNNLRFDLGFLHNLRDTIDVARRIGLRVCMEVNSVWGERALRDTIRAGVDLLRIVQVNDFVVPTTSTPDRAVPGDGVIPLARIVGELEAAGYRGPYEIEIVGPRIEAEGYPSALRRSLEHVDALLRGLA from the coding sequence ATGGCGGCGCAAACCGGCGGCGGTCGGTGGCATCCGCGGATCGTCGTCAACCAGGCCTCGACGCTCCGGCTGCCGCTCGCCGAGGACCTGGCGCTCTATCGCGAGCTCGGCGTCGAGCGCGTCACGCTGCTGTCGCGCAAGGTGGACGCCGCAGGCGATGACGAGGCGCTGCGCCTCGTGCGCGACGCTGGAGTGACGGTCGACAGCCTGATGGTCGGTCCGCTGCTCGAGCTCGCGCGTCCGGAGCAGTGGGAGGAGGGCAGGAGCGCGCTGCGGCGGATGCTCGCGCGGGCCCGACGCTTCGGCGCCGACTGCGTGGTGATCACGAGCGGCCCCGCCGGAACGCTGACCTGGGAGGACGCGGCAGACGCGCTCGCGACCGCGCTCGAGCCGGTGATCGCCGAGGCGCGCGCGGAAGGCATGACGATCGCGGTCGAGCACACCAACAACCTGCGCTTCGACCTCGGCTTCCTGCACAACCTGCGCGACACGATCGACGTCGCTCGCCGGATCGGTCTGCGCGTCTGCATGGAGGTGAACAGCGTCTGGGGCGAGCGCGCGCTGCGCGACACGATCCGCGCCGGCGTCGATCTCCTCCGCATCGTGCAGGTGAACGACTTCGTCGTCCCGACGACGTCGACGCCGGACCGCGCGGTGCCGGGCGACGGCGTCATCCCGCTCGCGCGCATCGTCGGCGAGCTCGAGGCGGCGGGCTACCGCGGTCCGTACGAGATCGAGATCGTGGGACCGCGCATCGAGGCGGAAGGCTATCCGAGCGCGCTGCGGCGCAGCCTCGAGCACGTCGATGCGCTGCTGCGCGGGCTCGCGTAG
- a CDS encoding MMPL family transporter translates to MERVYRAIVEWPKAVLLVVAAATVFFAWHARETRLDASVETLLAEGDADKAYYDEIRRLFGSDEIGVVGVITDDVYRPETLEKIRRLTDEIAAIDGVAEVVSLTNAVDPVADVLDPPPLIETIPRSPAEIAELKAKLAERPIYLKNLVSPDGRAAALNVFFEEMSDEEFARRGIDQEIEEIVARANGPEQVVYTGLPHFKVYAADAMWKDLSRFVPIAFGIIVVTLALCFRSVRGVLLPLTAISVTLVWTLGIMALADTPLSLGTLALPPLLLVLAGAYCLHVLADYYEATSTAGSPREAALHTLRDTGMPIVITAITTIIGFLSLVTNQIVSIRQLGIYAAIGVAIAFVMALVVVPSILALLSLPRTVREDYSPTVSRFLAGIATFSIRRRTTVILATAVLCAVCLTQIPKIQVDNNLSSFFGPDDPVRKATDAINENLVGSMAFYVAIDADAPGTMKKLDTLERIRALQKHIDSLPGVDKTISFVDYAELLDRGNQASAGAEGDIIIDEHGNVVESGAAEGGAPAGAPTTFWENPAQLDSVLQLVASSPKSFQRVVNSDFSRTHILVRTTLARSSDIERLVGQIHRFAAQTFPPELRARATGNLILMMETTSDLVSGQIGSLAMATVAIFAVMALMFLSARIGLIAMVPNFVPVIVFFGLMGLTGAPLNLGTTIIASIVLGIVVDDTIHLMSRLSSEIKRTADQETAMVRTFSSVGKPALFNSLLLFFGFASLAISTFVPLQQFGALSAITILAAIVTELALFPALLATTRIITLWDLLGVKLGRDPHRTIPLFQNLRPSQARLVALLAGLETHERGQHVVRQGEVGDQMYVIIDGKAEVRVHVNGQERMVRELGRGDVFGEMGLIRSHQRTADVIATEPLEVLTVNERALARVQRRYPRTAAQLYRNLARILSDRLQSETARPGA, encoded by the coding sequence ATGGAGCGGGTCTATCGCGCAATCGTCGAGTGGCCGAAGGCGGTGCTGCTGGTCGTCGCCGCGGCCACGGTATTTTTCGCCTGGCACGCGCGCGAGACCCGGCTCGACGCCTCCGTCGAGACCCTGCTCGCCGAGGGTGACGCCGACAAGGCGTACTACGACGAGATCCGCCGCCTCTTCGGCAGCGACGAGATCGGCGTCGTCGGCGTCATCACCGACGACGTCTACCGGCCGGAGACGCTCGAGAAGATCCGCCGCCTGACCGACGAGATCGCGGCCATCGACGGCGTCGCCGAGGTCGTGAGCTTGACGAACGCCGTCGACCCGGTTGCCGACGTTCTCGACCCGCCGCCGCTCATCGAGACGATCCCGCGCTCGCCCGCAGAGATCGCCGAGCTCAAGGCGAAGCTCGCCGAGCGTCCGATCTACCTGAAGAACCTCGTCTCCCCCGACGGCCGCGCGGCTGCGCTCAACGTCTTCTTCGAGGAGATGAGCGACGAGGAGTTCGCGCGTCGCGGGATCGACCAAGAGATCGAGGAGATCGTCGCGCGCGCGAACGGACCGGAGCAGGTCGTCTACACCGGGCTGCCGCACTTCAAGGTCTACGCGGCGGACGCGATGTGGAAGGACCTGTCGCGCTTCGTGCCGATCGCCTTCGGCATCATCGTCGTCACCCTCGCGCTCTGCTTCCGCTCGGTGCGCGGTGTGCTGCTGCCGCTGACCGCGATCTCGGTCACGCTCGTGTGGACGCTCGGCATCATGGCGCTCGCCGACACGCCGCTCAGCCTCGGCACGCTCGCCCTGCCGCCGCTGCTGCTGGTGCTCGCCGGCGCCTACTGCCTGCACGTCCTCGCCGACTACTACGAAGCCACGTCGACCGCCGGATCGCCGCGCGAGGCCGCGCTGCACACGCTGCGCGACACCGGCATGCCGATCGTCATCACGGCGATCACGACGATCATCGGCTTCCTGTCGCTGGTCACGAACCAGATCGTCAGCATTCGACAGCTCGGCATCTACGCGGCGATCGGCGTCGCGATCGCGTTCGTGATGGCGCTGGTCGTCGTGCCGTCGATCCTCGCCTTGCTGTCCCTGCCGCGCACGGTGCGCGAGGACTACTCGCCAACGGTGAGCCGCTTCCTCGCCGGCATCGCGACCTTCAGCATCCGGCGGCGCACGACCGTGATCCTCGCGACCGCCGTGCTCTGCGCGGTGTGCTTGACGCAGATCCCGAAGATCCAGGTCGACAACAACCTGAGCTCGTTCTTCGGTCCCGACGACCCGGTGCGCAAGGCGACCGACGCGATCAACGAGAACCTGGTCGGCAGCATGGCGTTCTACGTCGCCATCGACGCCGACGCGCCCGGGACGATGAAGAAGCTCGACACGCTCGAGCGGATCCGCGCGCTGCAGAAGCACATCGACTCGCTGCCGGGCGTCGACAAGACGATCTCCTTCGTCGACTACGCGGAGCTGCTCGACCGCGGCAACCAGGCGAGCGCCGGCGCCGAGGGCGACATCATCATCGACGAGCACGGCAACGTGGTCGAGAGCGGCGCGGCCGAGGGCGGCGCGCCGGCGGGCGCGCCGACGACCTTCTGGGAGAACCCGGCGCAGCTCGACTCCGTGCTGCAGCTCGTCGCCTCGAGCCCGAAGTCGTTCCAGCGCGTCGTCAACTCCGACTTCTCGCGCACGCACATCCTGGTGCGCACGACGCTCGCGCGCTCGAGCGACATCGAGCGCCTCGTCGGCCAGATCCACCGCTTCGCCGCGCAGACCTTCCCGCCCGAGCTGCGCGCCCGCGCGACCGGCAATCTGATCCTGATGATGGAGACGACCAGCGACCTGGTCAGCGGTCAGATCGGGAGCCTCGCCATGGCGACGGTCGCGATCTTCGCGGTCATGGCGCTGATGTTCCTCTCGGCGCGGATCGGCCTGATCGCCATGGTGCCGAACTTCGTGCCGGTGATCGTCTTCTTTGGCTTGATGGGCCTCACGGGAGCGCCGCTCAACCTCGGCACGACGATCATCGCGTCGATCGTGCTCGGCATCGTCGTCGACGACACGATCCACCTGATGAGCAGGCTCTCCTCGGAGATCAAGCGCACCGCCGATCAGGAAACGGCGATGGTGCGCACGTTCTCGAGCGTCGGAAAGCCGGCGCTGTTCAACTCGCTGCTGCTCTTCTTCGGCTTCGCGAGCCTCGCGATCTCGACCTTCGTCCCGCTGCAGCAGTTCGGCGCGCTGTCGGCGATCACGATCCTCGCGGCGATCGTCACGGAGCTCGCGCTCTTCCCGGCGCTGCTCGCGACGACGCGCATCATCACGCTGTGGGACCTGCTCGGCGTCAAGCTCGGACGCGACCCGCACCGCACGATCCCGCTGTTCCAGAACCTGCGTCCGTCGCAGGCGCGGCTCGTCGCGCTGCTCGCCGGGCTCGAGACCCACGAGCGCGGCCAGCACGTCGTGCGTCAAGGCGAGGTCGGCGACCAGATGTACGTCATCATCGACGGCAAGGCCGAGGTGCGCGTGCACGTGAACGGCCAGGAGCGCATGGTGCGCGAGCTCGGACGCGGCGACGTGTTCGGCGAGATGGGGCTGATCCGCAGCCACCAGCGCACCGCCGACGTGATCGCCACCGAGCCGCTCGAGGTGCTGACGGTCAACGAGCGCGCGCTCGCCCGCGTGCAGCGTCGCTACCCGCGCACCGCGGCGCAGCTCTACCGCAACCTGGCGCGCATCCTGAGCGACCGGCTGCAGAGCGAGACCGCGCGCCCCGGCGCCTGA
- a CDS encoding cobalamin-dependent protein (Presence of a B(12) (cobalamin)-binding domain implies dependence on cobalamin itself, in one of its several forms, or in some unusual lineages, dependence on a cobalamin-like analog.) — protein MRRPVYLFSLDTEQFFGPPMTTGGLKAYFRAHGATAAHTDVELVHFRDATDVPRWLDTEWPQRVLPRVREALEAGVEPVIGLSCYTWNVAEFLTLARRVKQDAPQTLVVAGGPHVQRAEDFLFEDGIDLIVLGEGEKTFTEILDAPGREAWPSIAGCAFLDADGKPRRTPDRPRTTCLDELPSALDVIQLRDEDGKPLYAHVAYETSRGCPYRCSFCEWGTGAIGTKMFQFSLPRIRSDLERMVAGGIQDIWLCDSNFGALREDLEKAKMIVELRQRTGLPQTFATSWSKNHNARVREIVRLMHANGLLPHYNFALQTLTPRALELSHRTNMRANDYEPVVKELAAEGVPICAELIWGLPGDTLQEFEANLDHLLTIFPNVNIFGYTLLPGTEFYERREEYQLKTLPVAGYGKAKGEYVVGCHTFTVDEGCEGYFLITAYIMLARGQMMPITARFTAFAGGVSTTGLLRAVLRELLCELGFSLDANGEVDRMAAYESRADLYIDLLSNRERAYRVIRAATAKWFVDAGRGDLVGQAMKLLELDEALCPRVGPTRTIRRRFSYPAHLVAERLGGMNPVDEELLAREEPVELEIHHPARVGEVLRDPDGGLWMRGRIVAARPLAPREELASSASDASSEPAAV, from the coding sequence ATGCGCCGTCCCGTCTACCTCTTCAGCCTCGACACCGAGCAGTTCTTCGGGCCGCCGATGACCACCGGCGGGCTCAAGGCCTACTTCCGAGCGCACGGCGCCACGGCCGCCCACACCGACGTCGAGCTCGTGCACTTCCGCGACGCGACCGACGTGCCGCGCTGGCTCGACACCGAGTGGCCGCAGCGCGTCCTGCCGCGGGTGCGCGAGGCGCTCGAGGCGGGCGTCGAGCCGGTGATCGGGCTCAGCTGCTACACGTGGAACGTCGCCGAGTTCCTGACCCTCGCCCGCCGCGTCAAGCAAGACGCGCCGCAGACGCTGGTGGTCGCCGGCGGACCGCACGTGCAGCGCGCCGAGGACTTCCTGTTCGAGGACGGCATCGATCTCATCGTGCTCGGCGAGGGCGAGAAGACGTTCACCGAGATCCTCGACGCACCGGGACGCGAAGCGTGGCCGAGCATCGCGGGCTGCGCGTTCCTCGACGCGGACGGCAAGCCGCGCCGCACCCCGGATCGGCCGCGCACGACGTGCCTCGACGAGCTGCCGAGCGCGCTCGACGTGATCCAGCTCCGCGACGAGGACGGCAAGCCGCTCTACGCGCACGTCGCCTACGAGACCAGCCGCGGCTGTCCGTACCGCTGCTCGTTCTGCGAGTGGGGCACGGGCGCGATCGGCACCAAGATGTTCCAGTTCTCGCTGCCGCGCATCCGCAGCGACCTCGAGCGCATGGTCGCGGGCGGCATCCAGGACATCTGGCTCTGCGACTCGAACTTCGGCGCGCTGCGCGAAGACCTCGAGAAGGCCAAGATGATCGTCGAGCTGCGTCAGCGCACGGGGCTGCCGCAGACCTTCGCGACCTCCTGGTCGAAGAACCACAACGCGCGCGTGCGCGAGATCGTGCGCCTGATGCACGCCAACGGCCTTCTGCCGCACTACAACTTCGCGCTGCAGACGCTGACGCCGCGCGCGCTCGAGCTCAGCCACCGCACCAACATGCGCGCCAACGACTACGAGCCGGTCGTCAAGGAGCTCGCGGCGGAGGGCGTGCCGATCTGCGCCGAGCTGATCTGGGGCTTGCCCGGCGACACGCTGCAGGAGTTCGAGGCGAACCTCGACCACCTGCTGACGATCTTCCCGAACGTCAACATCTTCGGCTACACGCTGCTGCCCGGCACCGAGTTCTACGAGCGCCGCGAGGAATACCAGCTCAAGACGCTGCCGGTCGCGGGCTACGGCAAGGCCAAGGGCGAGTATGTCGTCGGCTGCCACACCTTCACGGTGGACGAGGGCTGCGAGGGCTACTTCCTGATCACGGCGTACATCATGCTCGCGCGCGGGCAGATGATGCCGATCACCGCGCGCTTCACGGCGTTCGCCGGTGGCGTGTCGACGACGGGGCTGCTGCGTGCGGTGCTGCGCGAGCTGTTGTGCGAGCTCGGCTTCAGCCTCGATGCGAACGGCGAGGTCGATCGCATGGCGGCGTACGAGAGCCGCGCCGACCTCTACATCGATCTGCTGTCGAACCGCGAGCGCGCCTACCGCGTGATCCGCGCAGCGACCGCGAAGTGGTTCGTCGACGCAGGACGCGGCGATCTCGTCGGGCAGGCGATGAAGCTGCTCGAGCTCGACGAGGCGCTGTGCCCGCGCGTCGGACCGACGCGCACCATCCGCCGTCGCTTCTCGTATCCGGCGCACCTCGTCGCCGAGCGTCTCGGCGGCATGAACCCGGTCGACGAGGAGCTGCTCGCGCGCGAGGAGCCCGTCGAGCTCGAAATTCACCACCCGGCGCGCGTCGGCGAGGTGCTGCGCGATCCGGACGGCGGTCTGTGGATGCGCGGACGCATCGTCGCGGCGCGGCCGCTCGCGCCGCGCGAGGAGCTCGCGTCGAGCGCGTCCGACGCGTCTTCGGAGCCAGCAGCGGTTTGA
- a CDS encoding glutathione S-transferase family protein, whose translation MELFDNIMSPYAFKVRLALYEKGIKFDKHEIRTHADRERLLEINPRGEVPALCDGDAVLYDSAVICEYLDDRIPPSLLPDDPAARARVRLLEKFADGPLDGAVLVLGVMKAFRPDLVQSHPEAARTASEVLQRCHAQLEHELGANEYLAGATLTRADIAVVPHLIMAELVGDGIDGAKHPRLAAWLGRMRERGSVQRATHEALEAFREWQSDPDPLFSTKRLHWRSDRIEAALRVGLGPWLVEELAADRAFLPPVP comes from the coding sequence ATGGAGCTGTTCGACAACATCATGAGCCCGTACGCGTTCAAGGTGCGGCTCGCGCTCTACGAGAAGGGCATCAAGTTCGACAAGCACGAGATCCGCACGCACGCCGATCGCGAGCGGCTGCTCGAGATCAACCCGCGCGGCGAGGTGCCCGCGCTGTGCGACGGCGACGCCGTGCTCTACGACTCGGCGGTGATCTGCGAGTACCTCGACGACCGCATCCCGCCGTCGCTGCTGCCCGACGATCCGGCGGCGCGCGCACGCGTCCGGCTGCTCGAGAAGTTCGCCGACGGACCGCTCGACGGCGCGGTGCTCGTCCTCGGGGTGATGAAGGCGTTCCGCCCCGACCTCGTGCAGAGCCACCCCGAGGCGGCGCGCACGGCCAGCGAGGTCCTGCAGCGCTGCCACGCGCAGCTCGAGCACGAGCTCGGGGCCAACGAATACCTCGCCGGCGCGACGCTGACCCGGGCCGACATCGCGGTCGTCCCGCACCTGATCATGGCCGAGCTCGTCGGCGACGGCATCGACGGGGCGAAGCACCCGCGCCTCGCCGCCTGGCTCGGGCGGATGCGCGAGCGCGGCAGCGTCCAGCGCGCCACCCACGAGGCGCTGGAAGCGTTCCGCGAGTGGCAGTCGGATCCCGATCCGCTGTTCTCGACCAAGCGTCTGCACTGGCGGAGCGACCGGATCGAGGCCGCGCTGCGGGTCGGCCTCGGGCCGTGGCTGGTCGAGGAGCTCGCGGCGGACCGCGCCTTCCTGCCGCCGGTGCCCTGA
- the lpdA gene encoding dihydrolipoyl dehydrogenase has translation MPDASFDVLVIGGGPGGYVAAIRASQLGFATAVVEREHLGGICLNWGCIPTKALLRAAEIAHVLRDQAKDFGFDVPSWKLDMKRVVARSRRVADRLSRGVAGLMKKHKIRVYDGSGALAAPGLVRVAKPGERDFELGARHVILATGARPRTLPGLEPDGKRIWTYKEAIVPEDLPASLLVVGSGAIGIELASFYRQLGSEVTVVEVLPRILPAEDEEISTLARRIFEKQGMKIHTGAKVGPLDASGDGVSAEITLSDGKTTRVSADRAILAIGITGNVENIGLEGTGIVVDKGHVVVDQWLQTGEPGIYAIGDLVGPPWLAHKAMHEGVICVEHIAGEPVEPLDTTLIPGCTYSLPQIASVGLTEAAARAEGREIRVGRFPWLGNGKAIALGETEGIVKTIFDARTGELLGAHMLGPEVTELIQGYVVARGLETTEHELIRTIFAHPTLSEAMHESVLAAYGRVLHV, from the coding sequence ATGCCCGACGCATCGTTCGACGTCCTCGTCATCGGCGGCGGCCCGGGCGGCTACGTCGCGGCGATCCGCGCCTCCCAGCTCGGCTTCGCGACCGCGGTCGTCGAGCGCGAGCACCTGGGCGGCATCTGCCTCAACTGGGGCTGCATCCCGACCAAGGCGCTGCTGCGCGCCGCCGAGATCGCGCACGTGCTGCGCGATCAGGCGAAGGACTTCGGCTTCGACGTCCCGAGCTGGAAGCTCGACATGAAGCGCGTCGTCGCGCGCTCGAGACGCGTCGCGGACCGCCTGTCGCGCGGTGTCGCGGGGCTCATGAAGAAGCACAAGATCCGCGTCTACGACGGCAGCGGCGCGCTCGCCGCGCCGGGTCTGGTGCGGGTCGCGAAGCCCGGCGAGCGCGACTTCGAGCTCGGCGCGCGCCACGTCATCCTCGCGACCGGCGCGCGCCCGCGCACGCTGCCCGGCCTCGAGCCCGACGGCAAGCGCATCTGGACCTACAAGGAAGCGATCGTCCCGGAGGATCTGCCGGCGTCGCTGCTGGTCGTCGGCTCGGGCGCGATCGGGATCGAGCTCGCGAGCTTCTATCGCCAGCTCGGCTCCGAGGTGACGGTGGTCGAGGTGCTGCCGCGCATCCTGCCCGCGGAGGACGAGGAGATCTCGACGCTCGCGCGCCGCATCTTCGAGAAGCAGGGCATGAAGATCCACACCGGCGCGAAGGTCGGACCGCTCGACGCCTCCGGTGACGGCGTCTCGGCGGAGATCACGCTCTCCGACGGCAAGACGACGCGCGTGAGCGCGGACCGTGCGATCCTCGCCATCGGCATCACCGGCAACGTCGAGAACATCGGCCTCGAGGGCACCGGCATCGTGGTCGACAAGGGGCACGTCGTCGTCGACCAGTGGCTGCAGACCGGCGAGCCCGGGATCTACGCGATCGGCGACCTGGTCGGTCCGCCGTGGCTCGCGCACAAGGCGATGCACGAGGGCGTGATCTGCGTCGAGCACATCGCGGGCGAGCCCGTCGAGCCGCTCGACACGACGCTGATCCCGGGTTGCACGTACAGCTTGCCGCAGATCGCGAGCGTCGGCCTCACCGAGGCGGCGGCGCGCGCGGAAGGTCGAGAGATACGGGTCGGACGCTTCCCGTGGCTCGGCAACGGCAAGGCGATCGCGCTCGGCGAGACCGAGGGCATCGTCAAGACAATCTTCGACGCGCGAACCGGCGAGCTGCTCGGCGCGCACATGCTCGGCCCGGAGGTGACGGAGCTCATCCAGGGCTACGTCGTCGCGCGCGGTCTCGAGACCACCGAGCACGAGCTCATCCGGACGATCTTCGCGCACCCGACGCTGTCCGAGGCGATGCACGAGTCGGTGCTCGCGGCGTACGGGCGCGTGCTGCACGTCTGA